TGAGTACCTGAAGGGTTCTAAGCAATTTGATCTGTAAATTATCGTCAGTTTTTGGCCGCTTTCTGATAACACCATTGCAAGCAACAGCGATATTTGTTTGTGGAACGTCCAAGTGCACCGGTTCACCGCTTGCTGACTGGAACTGCATAACTGTGATAGCGTGCATATCTTAGTTCGTCAAATACACATTTTACATGACGTTTTCGTATCTACTCCGACGTTATCAGAACGAACATTGACCAAATCATCCCAACAAAGTGTTGAAGTCTAATGTCAGAgtatttttgagagaaaattatttgaacaGGAAAGATTACTTGTGTTATTTGTGAATTATGGACTCGCAAGTTCTCGACTTAGGAGGATTTTCCTTCAATGAGTCTTGTAGAGTTCAAGTGTCTTGGTGCAATTTTACAAATTCCAAAGAGGCTGATTTCCAAATCCTATAGTTAAGGGTCGAGGTAATCTAAGGTATTGTTGAGAACATGAAACCAAACAAACCGATCTGAACTTGCTCACCTCGACTATGTTACCACCATTAAGCAAATCTGGGCCAACTTCGTTGACTATCTGAATTAGCAACAATACGGTATAGAGTGCAAAATTTGCATACAAGTACAGTCGCCACCGGATTGGTTTAAAGGCAGAGTCAGCCGAAATTGACTATGCTGGATTCTTTTCAGGAATAGATAGGGAAGCTCGCTGAAGAGACGCGCTCGCGGCGAAATTTTTTATTGGCGTCTTGTTTCTGTGATAACTGATCAATGATACAGATGTTTCCGAGACACTAATGTTCATCATTGCCGCGTACGCGTACGTCAACTCAATTGAACGCGTTCGGCGGCAGTTGTGGTAGTCGAAAGACATGATCCTTGCGGTTTGCGTAGGCAGCTatgctcaaagcggtgcgatggagctaACGGTTGGGATTGAAGTGGGACCATTACGAGCTGGAGGAAGCGCTAGGAAAGCTCCTCCCCCGATCCAAACTGCTACGTTTCACCTCACCGCTTTGAACGCAGCTGCACCAAgctgcatgtcgttttgacccaattgTGTATGTAGTTGTGATTGAATTTACATGCTGCTCGATTAGAACTGTGTGTGTTGACACGTAGTTACGATTTACCTCGTTCCTCATGTCGTCCATGGCCACTCTGACTGATAGTCGTCGCATCATGTTGTTCGAACACACTGACATCTTCTGCTTCTTGGAGTCAGTATCTGTAAAATCTCAATGTTAACCTTACCGGTTTCGTCTTTAATGCCTTAAACGCAGTGAAAGATATCTAGGAAAGTACTCTAcgcttcttcaaatttttagcATGACATttgaaagcagcgtatcacgaagtcGATGGCTCTAAGCAAATACCTTGCCAGAAAAAAGGAGTATGAAACAGCCTTAATTGCATTGTGTTCCCAAGGATGCTGCTTACTACGTGTAGTAGAACTATGGCAATTTGCAACTTGTCTGCGACTGTGCAGCTCAGGCTGTTGTTTACTTGAGCTATACTAATTAGACTGCAGACGTTGGACGACGACGGAATTGCCCGTGTTCTATCGTGTAACAGGTTGAATCGCAGAGGGGACTGATGCAGTCCGGGCTGGTTGTCACGTCTTTTTCCTGGTTTTCTGGAGAAAGGAGAATCGCTCATACTCAATTGAAGACATCTTTACCCCTATCAATGTATACGTGTAGAGATCTTAACAccgccaatttcgtgatacgcttgCTTCAACTGCATGCAAAACAAGAACAACGAGCACCGTAGAAAGTTTGAGAGGTCGGCGTCAACAGGACATTCAGTCTCTTGAgtaataaatgagaaaataatagtatGTGTACCTGTATGAGATAATTTCATATGCAACAATTTTCGGAGCCGTTCTAGGATGAGTACGCGTGCCCATTCTGGGACGGGATCGTTAAACGGACCACGATGATGGAAGTTCAAAACCTGGAATTATACTCCTTCGATATCATCATCTAGGACTAAAATAACATTATTTCGAAGTACCCAGTGAATAGATTATATCATACCAGACTACTGCTcggaaaacaacaacataacaTACCAACACAGTCATAACGACGGAGACAGACGTCATACCCATGACAACCATAAGGTAGATACCAATTAAAGGCATGGAGTCAGACGTTTCTGGCATCTTTTCAGCTATGGCAAGCACAAACACCTTAACAAATTGTTACATCAAGTAGTGCCTGATGAAATTCGCACGAAAGAAAACACCTACGGAAAAGGCAAGCAAAACTGTGATGCCAAGAGCAATCTTCTCACCGGAATCAGGCGGAAGCACGAATACTGAAATATTACCTATTTTTTTGAGTCAATGCAGTGAAACTATGAGAAAAAgatacgaagaaaagaaaatctaaacAAAGAGATTTGTTTCAATTCTCTTGGTCATCTGGATTAATTCGGAATGCCTCTCTTCCTCTGTTTTGTCGGTCCCGTTCTTCAAGGTGATTTCAATGATTTTGTTTGAGGCAGGATTAAATGGACTAGGATTAAATGGAATGAGAATCTCAGTGCGATCTCATAAGAGTGCGAAAGAAGTGTTTCAGCAgtaacgagaagaaaatggtACAATTCATTGACAATATAAGAAATAAGTAGAAACCAATATGACAGATGTCGCTTGAGACTTTACAAAATGCTGAGTGAGAATTGTATATGTAGTGGGCCTCGAAGTTGTTCAACCAAAAGAGTGCGACATGTTTGCCGCAACACACACTCTATCTCTGCTTGACacaaatctcttcctcctttcCGTGCtatagtcgtgtcaaaacttgcaattgcgtaaacggTAGTGCTCGAGGCGGCGtggtggagctagcggctgCAGTCGCGGAGGGACTaacgcaaactgcagcgataagtGAGTGGTATCTGCAAGAtccccctcgatcctaaccgctatactccaccgcaccggttcgagcgcagccagTTACCGTTTCTACCCGATTATAACAAAGGTGCATCGCGTTCTCTCGGTTGAATACATTAGGCGCCGACTATGACTCGGCTGATAGATTAAGTTTTTTGAGCAATGAAAACTGAGACTCACCCAATAAGGTCAAAACAGACATCATTAGACAAGGGAAAACAATATTATAGAGGTAGTATAGCGTCTTTCTTCggatgtaaataaaaaatgtgatgTCCGGATAGGGTTCCGGGCAACAGGTGTACTTTACGACACGTCGTTTTTGATAAACCTGCAAATAGTTCCTGAGTTCATCCCTTattcactagaatttcactCGTTGGGAAGTCACGAACCTTGACCAAATCGAACTCCCCGGAAGGCACATAATTGGTTAAGTCAATATTTTCGCTTCTGTTGATGAtatccacttgaaatccatgATAGGTCCATGAGCCGAATTTAAGCGAACATTTTTGTTCATCGAAGGGAAACAACGACACGTCAACTAAAATTGTTCAGATGCGAGAAGCGCATGAGATAAGAACATGAATTTTCCAGTTGCTGAGCAAAGTGATCGATGCGTGCGTTTGAAATTCCTTCGATTTTCTTCCTCCGACTATGCTGAATCATTACTAACCTTTGCAAGTGCTTCGCAATTGTGTTGGTGGCGGCCAGAAAACTGTCCCCGTGTAAAGAACCATCGCTCTTGAGCGCATGTAACCAGCGGTATAGTCATCAGcgctaaaaatttttttgatgacCATAAATTGACGAAAAAATACCCGAAATATATCGTGTAAGGGTACTTACTTATTGTAGAGCACTATGTCAGGTAACCAGATTAAATCACAAGGAATTCGAAGCGATTGAATGCCACCGAAGTCGTCTGGATTCCAGCGTAGCAATTCATCGTTCCATTCCTGAAGAAGCGAAAGGATTgcccgaaaaaagaaaaaaaggtaaaagagaaaaggaacgtAGAAGTCAAAAGCCAGTCAGTGACATTTCGCAGAATGGAGCGAGTTCTTTCggagaaaattcttcttagAAATATGATACTAGATGatacataatataaatatggCACTATTGTTACCTCCAGCTTACCAACATTACCCTTATTTTTATTGGCACATGCAGACCCCACCAAGCGCAAATAGAATTAGTGAAGAagccagaaaagaaatttgctgCAAATATTACTATAATAGGGTGTGGAGCCCCTTCGTTGCACACACTGATCGATTAGGCATCGGAAAAATAAGGTTACAGTACCAAGaaagttctcgaaaaaaatgtcctcattgttgttgttcttgttttgttttttttttttgtgttttttgtattttttgtgtgtgtgacTACGAATGATTGAGATAAATCATCGTTCTAGTCACGTTGACCTAGCGAAATCCTTTTTCGTTAGCATTACTGGCTTATTGATGTAAATCTGATCGATTAGTGACGGGTACCCGCATCGTCCGAGGACGTAATGCTTCAGGCCCGCATGCGACATTTAGGAACAACTATATTTGTGTTCGTCTGGTTTCCTCATCACTCGTACGAATTCAGAGTAGTGCTTAGCATCTCAAGTTTTCCACAAGTTTAATTAGGAAAAGAAGTTACCAATTTACGTAGATGAGAAGATTTGCTTGTTCGATTACACAGCCGCTAGCTGGCTATAAACGCGTTGCGTCAGCACCGTTGAACACGTGAAACAACAAATTTACTAAGATTGCGAGCGTGAAAGAGAAGGGAGAGAAAAGGTTGTTATATtgaaggcaacgtatcacgaaagtgACGATGTTGGGTCTCTGTTGGCAAGTCTAGAGGTacggttgtagattacgaatatgagcgtagcGCGATCAATTCCCTCTAATTGGCCTGAAAAACTGCATAGGAACCACACTAGTTCCCAGGATGTACGTTTGACGCGCTATCCTTGTATACGCTTCGGTTCTTCAGGTAGCACATTTGTCGGCTTTACCAGGATAAACTGCTGTGAAGACCCCACTGATttccgaccgctcgctcgcggatgtggcgcgtgcgTGATGATGGCATGAACATGAACAGAAGCGGATACAAGGGCACCGAGGAACGACAtgtgaaaacatcaacatcttgcctcATAAATTATGGTCTGATGATCTTGCCAAAGTCAACAAATCATTTGAATTGTCGTAATGGCCTCAGCATCACAAAACAGAAGTATGTTTTTTCTCGACCTTATTCTAGAAAGTGCAAGCAACACGTGTGGGAATATGACGTGTTGTTCTGTAATCTAAAAGCTTTGAATAATTCAAGTATGTAATTAGCTGCAaggaaaatgtgcaaaaactGCAGTGAGGGAGGCGAGCATAAAAAATATGAGGTGATTCAGTCTCAAATAGGTCCGAATCAGGTTGGTCCGAATGTTCTGcatcaaaattcattttttgataCAAAATTTTAGAGAtcttaaattgaaatttttaggcAATTGAATATGGTAGAATGTCCTAGAAGCTTACACCAGAGGGGTACATAAAGGTGCGCATTTCACTGGTATTGAACCATGACTTCAACCTACTATGTCTAGCGTGTAACTAACGTGTACTACGAATTCCTGCAACGCAAACAACGCATGTGACTTCAGTAGAAACCATGATTTGAAACTTCAAATACAACAAAAGTCAGGAGACCCCGCACACTGCTCTACTCTTCAACTAACAGAGGGTCCTAATGCTTTACTGTCTCTGAAACTTAGCAGCACTTCAAGAGTCTCTAAATCCCATTTCCCTGAAAATGTCAGGAACGATTCAGTGATCGGAAGTATTGTCGAGTAGGAACGGAAAATTGAAAGATTAAACGAGAGCGGACCTATAAAACcgatttctattatttctaggACTATCAGAGGAAGATAATGCtgaaaacagaataaataggaataaatCTAACCTGGTCCAACCAAACATTAATGGTGAGCACTTGATTTCTCTCATCCATGTCGAATATATTTGTCATGGTCATCCCAAGACGTACGGTAACAGTATGTGAAGCGTTTCGAACAGGTCTTACAGCCTTTTCGTAATCTTTCAACAAGTGATACAGCAACCTTAACCAGTAGCATGTTCCCTTTGAATGACGAACAACATGAAAATAGGATTAAGAATGATTAAGAATACCTTTGTTCATCAGTATATCGACGTTCTCCAGTAACATTTTCTGTTGGGAAGGGAAGCGCATGCAATTCGGATGAAATGTTTAGTGGAATTGAACGAGCGAGTGAGAGTAATGAAGAGAGTAGCAACATCTGataaaggaatttttgaatCAGAAACAGATTTTCACGAAAGCGTATGAATGAGTCGTTCctgaatatgttcaaccgaGCGATCGCGATATGAGCATACGACTGAGGCGCGggtgaaggaaagaatgagTGTCTGTCTATGTGTGTGTCAAAAATAGAGGAGTTCTCGCTGCTGCAGACGCTCCCTCATCCGACCAAACATATTCGGCGCCGACTATAACTGCGGATTTGGCGAATAGTCAATTTATTTGAAGTGGAAAGACCACGAATAGAAAATGGAATGAAGCCTCTCAAACTTTATGTTATCAACTAAATTAGCAAGcagaaattacaaaataatttagttgtaaaataattatgaatataatataatggtGTAACAATTTAATAATATGGTGTTATAattgttaaaaattaattcataAACTAACTTCAAAAGTTTATACTGATTATAATAGAagattattaattaaattaaaaagcaaaattatcCGTTATTCTCTCGGCACTATGTGAATTTTATgcttttcaatgaaaatcagAGACAGATTTTTTCACTGGCAAAAATCACGGATAAAAGGTGTACGAGAAGGTGATAGACGTTAATTAGTCACTTTCGGGTGGTTCGACGTCGCGTTTGGCTCgcattcaaaatcgtttgaggtttgcggtGATGGGAGGAAAGGATGAATGTGGGGAAATACGAGCAATATATGTGTGTACAATGGCTTACTTATCTTAAAATTTACTAGTAATCGGTACCTTTCGTTTATAAAGaccaagtcactgtttttgtaGTCCCGCGGACAAATGTGTTCCGATTTATTCAAATGTGCCTTCGAAACCTTGGGGTTCGAGGGGTAGATTGACCATGAACGGTTTCGAGAAGTATTGGGCGTGACGACATTGCACCTGAACCTCCTATCACTGCACTAAACTCGCCCCAACAAAGATTTCTTTAACGACGAACGATTCTTGTGGGTCCTCTAAGTACcccacgcagtttttttttgggatttaaTGGCTTCGCTACATCTCTCATTAATGTCCAGAACAGAAATCCAAACGAAACATAATGGACATGCGCATTTATGCCGCCGATTCATTGCCAGCGATTACATTTAATGGAATGCCTTCTGACATCTTTAACGTATAATTTATAGAAGAAATTCACTGTAGCAGATAACAACAAACATAAGATTGGTACCTAGAGCCAATTTATTGGGATGTCTATGGTAGAATAACGAGGGAAACAGAAAATGGCAGGTAATTATTATTCGGCTTAGCATTAGTGTAAATTAAAAGCTTTGATCTGTTCGGATTTGTgtaatcctttaaaaaaccgTTTGAATTAAAGGATTGTAAgcaattattgattaattaattaatcaataattaccTACAATCCATGACAGCGaggtttttttcagaaaagactAAAGAAGTCCTTCGTTTTAAGTATTTGGTCAATTTATTGACAGTTTCGAGTGAGAACATTATATCCACTACTTTTTTGATGATAAATGAGAATCCACGAGTTCCGTATCGCCTCATCAGCTTGAGGAGGAAAGAATTAGCACTTCCGATAGCATTGCAGCAGAATCCGATTTGATTAGCTTCATATCGTCTTCACGTCACAAAGAGAATTGCATCTGCTTCAGAAATTTCACTGAGATTTCACAATTTAATATAGAACTCTcgacgaaaagaaataaagaacaacaacagaacAGCTGTCCATAACACAGACAAACAGAGTAGATCCACAATGGCAGGATGTATATGGTTACTTTATTCGATTGGACACAGCTTACTCAGTTTACTACACCCagaatataatttttaaaaagttagaTAAGGTGATAATATGTTGACGATGTAAAATTCTGTATAGAAGTAGTTTtactaaataatttaaaatataattaaagaataaaaaaatagataaaactaaaattaaaggcatcctTTGCGTAGTTTTTGAAGTTGACACCATATATAATTTTCGTAACTGATAccatatttaatttatatacGGCATTTTTAGAGTAGTTCCAGAGGAGCTTCTCTATGTCCCAGAAGACAGCAAAACTAATTTCGTCGATAGCTACGTATATAGAAGTAAAATATGTTTTGCGTGCGGCGTGCGTATGGCGTACTCTAGTGAAGAATTAAgctcaaaattaaattatatctAATCAGAAAATCTACGTAAGACGTTAGTTGTAAAATTCCTATCAGactaattaaaaatattccaatcttgataatatttaaaaagataCATCTGATTTACTGATGGGTGCaggaggaaaataaaattatcacATGGGTCcagtttagaagaaaattttagaaaacttGAAGTTAaaggaattttgaatgaattttaaatttcatcgaaaaaattagtttgaattgcaaaaatatgggctgctatttttaaaaaaaaacatacatagATCGTTGCAGAAATTCCCATTAAGATCCTTtaaaggttcttttttttggaaaaataaaactaataatatataatatcatataacatgacaaaaaaatataatttttcttctagactTCCTCAAGATCGAAGCTTCAGTTTGATGCAGTCGTGTGAAGATACATGGATCCAATTCTGACTTTTCTGTATAGATAACattctgaaattgaaaaaaaatcctgaaaattctgaaaatgaaagaaagaaaaattctgctcGGTCTTCTCTAAACATTTACCGTGCGCGGTTAAAGGCCGGAGAGTGGGTGCCGTACCGTACAAGATGGAATGGCAAAAATGGAATAGATGAAAAGGAATGTGCGTCAAACGGAGAAAGAGCTTCCGCTGTGCTAAAAGTGCGTCGCTTTCATTCGGTCGAACACATTCGATGGCGACTACACGTGGGATTATCCACGAGGACGGAATTGGAAGAGCaaggagaaatgaaataattcaaGTACCCAGAACACATTACAATTTTACACTGGATAGATCAAATAGCGGATGCGATAAGCAAAGATTtctagagagaaaaaaacgattgtTGAAACAAAGCAAGATTTTGTTCCCGATGTTTTTGAGTTGAATAAGCACAATCAAAAATTATCTACGAGGTGAAAGATTGTAATTTGTAAAGTTGAACTgtaaaaaatgataatttcTCATCTGAAAACTCACTTTCGAGTTTTGAGTTATGAGGGTATTATTGTTTTGTTCGATCAGTCAAGCGAGAGATTTCAACGAATTAGTCATTAATTAGAGTTTAAAGCAAGTTTTAAGTAATCCAAGCTGCGAGTAGtcggaattttcaatttcttccgtAGTTTTGGTTTCTTTCCAGTTACAAAATCAAGCCGACAGCGGCGAAAACACTGGCGCGGAACTAATCaggaaaaggataaaatgattGAACTTAGGCTTAGAATTCCCGTCGACATAATAATCCTATATGTTAATGAATctgaatgaaatgaacataATCTTGGGAAAGTTACAGTCTTTCTGAGCAGTGATtagattgaaaaaaggaaataatgaatagaggaagaaaaagtgtgGGAGAAAGTTTCCTTCGAAATCTTGTATTTGCTGACGTAGATAGAGGAAGCACATACAAAGGTTGTGCaaaggaaatttatttatttatgattctTGAGTCTTGAGTAGATCCTGATGAAATGTGAACAGACTCCATGTGATTTTGttttaaggataaagtgtgaaGTACTGGTGTGAATCAGTCGACTTGAGATCCACCGACATGCTTTCGATTTGTATCCAAAATCGTTTGCAGGTTATGAACGCGAATacagcctatacaatgatccGATGGGCCCAGACagtgtatcaagtcagtgtttttaacctCCCAAACAAAACCAATACCAATCTATCGGCTCCGGACAGTTAAAATACTCGGTTGGTTTACGGATAGTTTCCAGCCATAGGTCGATCGTCCGGTCAGGGCGGAATCTCTCACCGACTACGCTATGTTCACCCTTCCACTTCGAAATAATACTACTCATGCATGGAatataataagaagaatagaGTACAATTTAAGTTAGTAAagattataattaattaattaaaggcCAGAATATAGTTTCAGGTTTTGAACGACCATCGCTTAACGAGTGGTAGATTATTAATATTCGCACTGAGCGGCCAATTTATTTGTTAACTTGTTTCCGTCCAGAATAATTCAACGTTAAAATTTCACTTGAATTGAAGAGCGCTACGGTGACCACATCCAGGAAATCCTACAAATCCTTTGATCTACTTTGATAATTGATCTATTTTGATCTCAATCTATCAATTTGACAGTCGAACAGGGGAATAGAGGATAAATAGATAGGATCCGTAAATGTTCTTATTCACTTAGTCTTTCTTGTTTcaataattacaaaaattcaacTCATCGCTGCCCATAGCATTACTCCTTGGAGTACAACACAAATAATCTGCAATTTTTCTCCCATACAGTACTCCTTTTTGTTCTCATGTTGTAGAGATCCAAAAAAGTTTTCTAGTGTTTTtctagttcagaaaaaaacttacgATACTATTAGTGAAAAAGTAAACAGAAGTGTATTATTTTCCAAgcgtaattcaaaaaaatacaacttaaCGTCGCAAAGGTTAGAATTTTAGAATCGACGCAAAGGAATCGCATTTAGGAAATCTTTtagattttgaaagaattttacCTAGAGAGTAGTTTACTAGACAAAGGACAACGTGTGCCGTAAGGAGTCACTTGTATTCGAGAAATAGGAAACGAGTTGTGGTCTCTCCACAAAAAACATGCGATTAATTCAATTCCTCCAAATGCCTTGAATAAACGACATGAGGTACAACCTTGTCGGTCAAATTTTCATACGAGACTCCTTATAACGTGCCACATCTACTAGTGCAACCGTAGCACATGCTGATGACCCTCCCTCTCACAATGCACCTCTCAATACGACACGATCTTCTGCTATACCATTATGGCCGGTCGCATTTCAGTTAGAACTTaggaaaaatctaaatttgAAAGTGACTAGCGGAAAAATCTAGATCTTAAGTTGACTAGCGTGCAATACAAAAATGAACTCAAATTGATATTTCTATGGATCCTTGTTAACAATATCAGAGGTATCCATAAAGTGCGAATAAATTCAAACTATCCATCCGTGATTAACGTAGCAACTTCTTTAAATGCTTTCAATTCCAGACGGGTTAAAAAACTCGACGCTGAGAATTGTGCCATGCTTCCTCCAAAAGACTGCAGgccacttttttctcgttgttaAGACGAtagatgcagaaaaaaaaaacgaaaatgcaGCATTTCAGTCTCCATGGACTGAAATGTTAATGTGCATTGCTTGTATATATTGTAGCTGTTAATTTTGGCTGATGGAGAACACAAAAATTAACCATCATTTTCCAACGGGAAATCTTTCACAGCGGCTAAAATCATCAGTTTTGTTCACAAGAATTTCAGCAAAACCATCAGTTTAATAGGTTTTTTGAGTCTTAAGAGAGACAGAAGCTACCACATCCTAATCTTACACTTTTAAGCGCCAACTTTTGCGCAAGGAAGAAAAGCATCCATGCGAAGTATATGATACAAGAAATACAGATGTCAAAATCTAGGCCGGGTAGTACGATGACTCGGATTTTGTGAAGATCACATCAATTGTGACATGAGTGACGAACCGATTATAAACGGAGTACAACTTTAGAGTTATTACTTTTAGAGttggaaaattagaataaaagaGTAATTtaggtggaagaaaaaaaaacgttcaaaaaccaaaagtaattaataataaattattaaatatctatcgttagtttaaaaaaatattattgtaaaattgttaattaaTTGTTGAATTAAGCATTGTTGAGAATGGAAACCTCAAGCAAGCTAATGTTTAAAACAAGCTTTTagcaaatttacaaaaatggtTGCCATAGTTGCAGGGGCTACACTAtacaagaacaagaagaagaagcgatgtacaattttctgaaaagtttAATGAGCTatcaacaaatataaataaataaaagaataataaatagaagaagaagaatggaagaaataaatagtaaaaactGTATCCAAATCCTAGTTCCATTAAcacgaaaaaatcttttacagAGGACAGTTCAGTTGGGAACAGAAGTGATTGTCAGAGAATTGGAGCTAACTGGAACTGgaataaacaattaaaaacaaGCAACAGGAAGTGGAGCGCTTCGACCATGATGATGACATTCGTCACATTGGTCCTCCACGATCCTCCTCCccctaacaaaaaaaaccctcatTTGATGAAGCTGCTCGGACACGGGGGAAGGGGATTTGTTTAAATGCAAGAGTTAATGTGTGCGAAAGATAATCGTTGTGCGACGGTTGGTCGGTGCGCGGATAATTGCTGCTGCTTTTTTGGGTTTTAACTTCACCTAAACCACTATCTATGAAGAATGAGTAAATATGCGTTCTGTAAAACCTTGTTTAC
The Necator americanus strain Aroian chromosome I, whole genome shotgun sequence genome window above contains:
- a CDS encoding hypothetical protein (NECATOR_CHRI.G4198.T1), translated to MLLLSSLLSLARSIPLNISSELHALPFPTENVTGERRYTDEQRLLYHLLKDYEKAVRPVRNASHTVTVRLGMTMTNIFDMDERNQVLTINVWLDQEWNDELLRWNPDDFGGIQSLRIPCDLIWLPDIVLYNNADDYTAGYMRSRAMVLYTGTVFWPPPTQLRSTCKVDVSLFPFDEQKCSLKFGSWTYHGFQVDIINRSENIDLTNYVPSGEFDLVKVYQKRRVVKYTCCPEPYPDITFFIYIRRKTLYYLYNIVFPCLMMSVLTLLVFVLPPDSGEKIALGITVLLAFSVFVLAIAEKMPETSDSMPLIGIYLMVVMGMTSVSVVMTVLVLNFHHRGPFNDPVPEWARVLILERLRKLLHMKLSHTDTDSKKQKMSVCSNNMMRRLSVRVAMDDMRNEIVNEVGPDLLNGGNIVESASGEPVHLDVPQTNIAVACNGVIRKRPKTDDNLQIKLLRTLQVLIRRQESEDESERMAIEWRQIAQVIDRLLFWIFLVATVIITFILLLFIPAMHRSSHEEHPE
- a CDS encoding hypothetical protein (NECATOR_CHRI.G4198.T2) → MLLLSSLLSLARSIPLNISSELHALPFPTENVTGERRYTDEQRLLYHLLKDYEKAVRPVRNASHTVTVRLGMTMTNIFDMDERNQVLTINVWLDQEWNDELLRWNPDDFGGIQSLRIPCDLIWLPDIVLYNNADDYTAGYMRSRAMVLYTGTVFWPPPTQLRSTCKVDVSLFPFDEQKCSLKFGSWTYHGFQVDIINRSENIDLTNYVPSGEFDLVKVYQKRRVVKYTCCPEPYPDITFFIYIRRKTLYYLYNIVFPCLMMSVLTLLVFVLPPDSGEKIALGITVLLAFSVFVLAIAEKMPETSDSMPLIGIYLMVVMGMTSVSVVMTVLVLNFHHRGPFNDPVPEWARVLILERLRKLLHMKLSHTDTDSKKQKMSVCSNNMMRRLSVRVAMDDMRNEIVNEVGPDLLNGGNIVEFQSASGEPVHLDVPQTNIAVACNGVIRKRPKTDDNLQIKLLRTLQVLIRRQESEDESERMAIEWRQIAQVIDRLLFWIFLVATVIITFILLLFIPAMHRSSHEEHPE